One part of the Salinimonas iocasae genome encodes these proteins:
- a CDS encoding SIR2 family NAD-dependent protein deacylase: protein MRIVLISGAGLSSTSGAPTYNDISRHPLYTAFTEADNDEAVNVAQQISEEFDRFRPGEAHRECVLIENVCSHLGIPFIHYTLNVDTLIEQAKGTVTHIYGSLQSPASLVEYRFTPQIDLTEVVWQPDDIVLFLGVSGQGLPLAYIETCIESTGGKVFHYNLQYSNELVGSQIVGDLLNTFSCAEVLSHLPLTINIADNVDGDGTGVEFAEFTVSGNRYIIFFTPYNLMTVGGDMLASGAQALDVEDSARSFEVKFDLSKNYDQGTYFDRPPNNLGFKEMNILGQILLAYISSHYACSEIKPSMYVAEAQYPKLNAFYKRLAKYKGVKLRWTCELIENLHNSDTGDFYAFKPNS from the coding sequence ATGAGAATAGTGCTGATTTCCGGCGCTGGATTATCTTCCACGTCAGGCGCACCTACCTACAATGATATTTCGCGTCACCCCTTGTACACGGCATTTACCGAAGCAGATAATGACGAGGCTGTTAATGTGGCTCAACAAATCTCTGAGGAGTTTGACCGTTTCAGGCCTGGTGAAGCGCATCGTGAATGCGTGTTAATTGAGAATGTTTGCTCCCATTTGGGTATTCCTTTTATTCACTACACACTTAATGTTGACACTTTGATCGAGCAGGCAAAGGGCACGGTTACACACATTTACGGTAGCTTACAAAGTCCAGCTTCCCTTGTTGAATATCGCTTCACTCCTCAAATAGATTTGACCGAAGTAGTTTGGCAACCTGACGATATTGTTTTATTTCTTGGTGTTAGTGGGCAAGGCCTTCCGCTTGCTTATATAGAGACTTGTATCGAGTCGACTGGCGGGAAGGTGTTTCATTACAATTTGCAGTACAGTAATGAACTGGTTGGTAGTCAGATAGTCGGCGATTTACTCAATACCTTCTCATGTGCGGAGGTTTTAAGTCATCTCCCACTGACAATAAATATAGCTGACAACGTTGATGGTGATGGGACTGGCGTTGAATTCGCAGAATTCACTGTCAGTGGAAATCGATACATAATTTTTTTCACCCCTTACAACCTAATGACAGTCGGTGGTGATATGTTAGCTTCAGGAGCGCAAGCTCTAGACGTGGAAGACTCTGCTCGGTCGTTTGAGGTCAAGTTTGACTTATCTAAAAACTACGATCAGGGTACATACTTCGACCGTCCACCGAATAACCTTGGTTTCAAGGAAATGAACATTTTAGGTCAGATTCTGCTGGCCTATATTTCCTCACATTATGCTTGTAGTGAAATAAAGCCTTCAATGTATGTTGCAGAAGCACAGTACCCTAAATTGAATGCTTTCTATAAGAGACTTGCCAAGTATAAGGGTGTTAAGTTAAGATGGACGTGTGAGTTGATAGAGAACTTACATAACAGTGATACTGGAGATTTTTATGCCTTTAAACCAAACTCGTAA
- a CDS encoding integrase family protein, producing the protein MSATKFRFTEQAIEKLSGSDKRARYYDAQMPGLIIDVLPSNKKTFRVYKKLPGTQKPLSVTIGSFPSIPLEQARKQARKAMADIADGMNPNDSKRHFRAASVTLETVYESYKLSRKLKATTLRGYQQVMDCYFDDWAKKRLADLTETRIYRRHCELTKRSPAQADLAMRTLRALFNFARAEYKSSDGRTLFPHNPVTILSEKRCWNNVARKQTRLRPSQLKPFLTVINEMRDEAIIHRQDFTATVCDFVEFMAFTGLRKTELLELEWKNVFLDDQLFCLDDTKNGHGLELPITKPLEEIFKRRAEYRVSGFVFGADNHHGRVVEPKKIIKQMNARAEVSFTLHDLRRTFCSVAETIGVGTYTLKRLLNHKTSRSDVTAGYTVLTAEELREPADRICKRLSEYAGDINCGGESSLEPLRLQLANLSKEQRMELMSALIM; encoded by the coding sequence ATGTCAGCAACAAAATTCAGATTTACAGAACAAGCCATTGAGAAACTGTCAGGCTCAGACAAACGAGCTCGATATTACGACGCTCAAATGCCAGGCTTAATCATTGATGTTCTTCCATCAAACAAGAAGACTTTTCGGGTTTATAAGAAGCTTCCTGGCACGCAAAAGCCATTGTCGGTCACTATCGGCTCTTTTCCATCCATTCCCCTAGAGCAGGCTCGTAAACAAGCCAGGAAGGCCATGGCGGACATTGCGGATGGAATGAATCCAAATGATAGCAAACGTCACTTTAGGGCCGCCTCAGTCACGTTAGAAACAGTATACGAAAGCTATAAGCTTTCAAGGAAGCTTAAAGCAACGACATTACGTGGCTACCAGCAGGTGATGGACTGTTACTTTGATGATTGGGCCAAAAAGCGTTTGGCTGACCTCACAGAAACCCGCATCTATCGTCGGCACTGCGAACTGACTAAGCGCAGCCCTGCACAGGCCGACTTAGCTATGAGAACGCTCAGAGCGCTTTTTAACTTCGCCAGAGCTGAGTATAAATCCTCAGACGGCAGAACCTTGTTTCCTCATAACCCTGTTACTATTTTGTCGGAAAAACGTTGCTGGAACAATGTAGCCCGCAAGCAGACACGACTTCGACCCTCACAGTTAAAGCCATTCCTTACGGTTATTAATGAGATGCGTGATGAAGCCATCATTCACAGACAAGACTTTACTGCAACAGTATGTGACTTTGTTGAATTCATGGCGTTTACCGGCCTGCGCAAAACGGAGTTACTTGAGCTGGAATGGAAAAACGTATTTTTAGACGACCAATTATTCTGCTTAGACGATACAAAGAATGGCCATGGACTGGAACTGCCAATCACCAAGCCACTTGAGGAAATTTTTAAGAGAAGAGCTGAGTATCGCGTTTCAGGGTTTGTTTTTGGGGCGGATAACCATCATGGCAGAGTGGTGGAGCCTAAGAAAATTATTAAGCAAATGAACGCGAGGGCTGAAGTCTCTTTTACGCTACATGACCTTCGCCGTACGTTTTGTTCTGTTGCTGAAACAATAGGAGTCGGGACTTATACACTGAAACGACTACTTAACCACAAAACCAGTCGCAGTGATGTTACAGCGGGCTATACCGTGCTTACGGCTGAAGAATTAAGGGAGCCAGCAGATAGGATATGTAAAAGACTGTCGGAATACGCTGGAGATATAAACTGTGGTGGTGAAAGTTCTTTAGAACCACTAAGACTGCAGTTAGCAAACTTGAGTAAGGAGCAGCGGATGGAGCTAATGTCAGCACTAATAATGTAG
- a CDS encoding 2OG-Fe(II) oxygenase: MTKVRNKVLLSSKRVSLNLVTYPQGHSVLRHNDPMGSGRYFKLNIVLKKASKGGEFRADKVIFNLFNRVFLFRPDIYNYSVTKIEQGHRKLLSLALHLPD; encoded by the coding sequence ATGACCAAAGTACGAAATAAGGTGTTGTTATCATCAAAGCGGGTTTCTCTGAACCTGGTAACTTACCCGCAAGGCCACAGTGTACTTCGTCACAATGACCCAATGGGAAGCGGGCGCTACTTTAAGCTCAATATTGTGTTGAAAAAAGCCAGTAAAGGCGGTGAATTCAGAGCTGATAAGGTGATCTTCAACCTGTTTAACAGAGTGTTTTTATTTCGTCCCGATATTTATAATTATAGCGTAACTAAGATAGAGCAAGGCCACCGCAAATTGCTGTCACTGGCTCTCCACTTGCCGGACTGA
- a CDS encoding AI-2E family transporter yields the protein MTVSTTSPKGGPQTKVLKTLLLLAVIYTLYLAKSLLIPLFFSAFVALLLSPLVAIARRIYIPRTISAAALMVLLLTPFTFLGLQLAEPAERWMQALPKMAAEITEEINEISDSLVEESEKPVAEPQEEESDSFFDWFGDDDDEKEAEKAESPPEEQNTVSDKLKQNSIEMAISVLSNAPLLLAQIFACLIFIFFLLVFGPGLFKVFIRDFPIVTNKRRALVLVHHIQTELSAYIVTISIINALLGTATAIVFTYLGIDDAILWGALVALMNFVPYLGGLASCSILLVAGMVQFGLVSTAFLPAAVFLGINILESQLITPAVLGRSMQLNPLIIILWLSVAGWLWGIVGVLLAVPLLMSFKIILKNLGALPHWVRLIETK from the coding sequence ATGACAGTTTCTACAACGAGCCCCAAGGGAGGCCCGCAGACAAAAGTACTGAAAACACTCCTTTTGCTTGCCGTCATCTATACGCTGTATCTTGCAAAATCACTTCTCATACCACTTTTTTTCTCTGCGTTTGTCGCTTTGTTGCTAAGTCCGCTGGTGGCGATTGCCAGAAGAATCTATATCCCACGAACAATATCAGCCGCTGCATTGATGGTGCTGCTTCTTACGCCGTTCACATTCTTAGGGCTGCAGTTAGCTGAGCCGGCAGAGCGATGGATGCAGGCTTTACCCAAGATGGCTGCTGAAATTACTGAGGAAATTAATGAGATTAGCGACAGCTTGGTAGAAGAATCCGAGAAGCCGGTCGCTGAACCTCAAGAAGAAGAGAGTGATTCGTTTTTCGACTGGTTCGGTGACGATGATGATGAGAAAGAAGCTGAAAAAGCGGAGTCTCCACCGGAAGAACAAAATACCGTTTCTGATAAATTGAAGCAAAATAGTATTGAGATGGCGATCTCAGTGTTGAGTAATGCGCCCCTGTTGCTCGCCCAGATCTTTGCCTGCCTTATATTTATATTTTTTCTGCTGGTTTTTGGTCCCGGCTTATTTAAAGTATTTATCCGCGACTTTCCCATAGTTACGAACAAACGCCGAGCACTGGTGCTTGTTCACCACATCCAGACAGAGTTGTCTGCCTATATTGTCACCATTAGCATCATTAACGCGCTGCTGGGTACAGCAACCGCTATTGTCTTCACTTATCTGGGCATAGATGACGCTATCTTGTGGGGTGCACTGGTTGCGTTGATGAACTTTGTTCCGTATCTGGGCGGATTAGCCAGCTGCAGCATATTGCTCGTGGCAGGGATGGTGCAGTTCGGGCTTGTCAGTACCGCGTTTCTGCCTGCTGCAGTATTTTTGGGAATCAATATTCTGGAATCTCAGTTAATCACGCCAGCGGTTTTGGGCAGAAGTATGCAATTGAACCCGCTTATTATCATTCTCTGGTTATCGGTAGCTGGCTGGTTATGGGGCATTGTAGGAGTATTGCTAGCGGTGCCACTTCTAATGAGCTTTAAAATTATTCTGAAAAACCTTGGCGCACTACCGCACTGGGTGAGACTAATAGAAACAAAGTAG
- a CDS encoding sugar O-acetyltransferase — translation MTAHDKMIAGEKYWINDPDLVEIRYKTRDLVDKINALGPREVKAREKLLSELFGQCGEDIHIEKPVRIDYGHNIHLGSHIFINFNWTVLDCCKVTIGNNVFIGPNTSFYTAHHPIDPEERAQHIGFAEPITIGNDVWIGGDVTILPGVVIGDKCVIGAGSVVTKSIAPGTIAVGNPCKPKNKVHC, via the coding sequence ATGACAGCGCACGACAAAATGATAGCCGGTGAAAAGTATTGGATAAACGATCCTGATTTAGTGGAAATACGCTATAAAACACGCGATTTAGTCGATAAAATCAACGCACTTGGGCCGCGCGAAGTGAAGGCGCGCGAGAAATTACTCAGTGAGTTATTCGGACAATGCGGTGAAGATATTCACATCGAAAAACCTGTACGCATCGACTACGGTCACAATATTCATCTGGGCAGTCACATTTTCATCAATTTCAACTGGACAGTATTGGATTGCTGCAAAGTGACCATAGGCAATAATGTGTTTATCGGGCCTAATACATCATTTTATACAGCGCATCATCCTATCGATCCTGAAGAGCGTGCACAGCATATCGGGTTTGCTGAGCCCATCACTATCGGTAATGATGTCTGGATAGGCGGCGACGTTACTATTCTGCCTGGTGTGGTTATTGGCGACAAATGTGTTATTGGGGCCGGTAGCGTGGTAACAAAAAGTATTGCGCCAGGAACCATTGCTGTAGGCAACCCCTGTAAGCCTAAAAACAAAGTTCACTGCTAA